The Methanocaldococcus infernus ME region ATATAACAAAGTTCATAAGTGGGCAAGGGAGAGAACAGCCCTTCCAGATGCTGATAAGGAATATGATATGTATGAAGTGGCAAAGGTAACAAGAGCTAACCAAGCTATTGCTCTTGGTTTATCTGAAAGTATGGGACACTTAGGAGTTGGAGCCAATGCTGACATAGCCATATATGAAATAGATCCAGAGGAGAAGGATGGAAAGAAGATAGAGAAGGCATTTAGATATGCTAAGTATGTCTTAAAAGATGGAGAAGTTATTGTCAAGGATGGAGAGATAGTTAAGGAGAAATTCTATAGAACATTCTACTTAGATGTGCAAGTTGATGAATCATTGATGAATGAAGTTCTCAAGGATGTAGAAGAGATGTTTAAGAGATACTATACAATAAACTTTGAAAACTATGTTGTTACTGAGGAATATGCTAACAACTGGAAGCCTATAAAGATTGATGCTACAAACCTCTAAAAAATTTTTTGGTTATCTTTTATGATTATAACAACAACTGAAACCTTAGAAGGCTATGAAATTGTTGAATATCTTGACATTATTATAGGCTGTGGAGATGATCCTGAAGATGCTTTAAAAGAGTTAAAAGAGATTGGAGAAACTTTAAAAGCTGATGCAATTGTGGGAGTGAAGATATTCAATGAAATTCTTGATAGGGAATTAACTTACTATGCCTATGGAACTGCTGTAAAAATAAAAAAGAGGGAATAGCTATGAGTAAGGAGGTTAAGATAATACTACAGGAAGAGCTATATGCTCCTCTCTCATTAGAGAATGTCCTTCCTGAGGATTTAGAAAGTAAGAGCTTAGAGGATATAAAAAATATAAAGTTATACTATGGGAATAGGGTGGTTAAGCTCTCTGACATGTTTGATGTTGAAGTAAATGAGATAGAAGGAGAGCCAAGGTTAGTTATTGAAAACCCTTCTATAAAGATAAAGCATATTGGCTCTAAGATGAGTAGAGGAGAGATTATAGTTAAAGGAGATGCTGGAATGTA contains the following coding sequences:
- a CDS encoding heavy metal-binding domain-containing protein; protein product: MIITTTETLEGYEIVEYLDIIIGCGDDPEDALKELKEIGETLKADAIVGVKIFNEILDRELTYYAYGTAVKIKKRE